In one window of Prevotella sp. E13-17 DNA:
- a CDS encoding CotH kinase family protein → MMIMNPKWILALLVMVAHVALAETKWIDVTARFLKNPGFDTSDRSDWNLTGEATSLGAVSFSCMEMWNGYMRLEHTQTDVPNGHYRISVQGLYRTRAHDKAYERYKNGTETISGFLFAQQQQVALQSEYSFHFNESVGRCYTPDEKVFFPNSMETAQMAFATGAYNNELEFDVTDGHVKFGLYNTQDMARNDNWMIFDNFKILQQVEVRVPQKGSLCLNEVMASNVDVIMSPAYNFDGWIELYNPLNEEVTLGGCYLSDDVSMPMKWRIPDGFGNIPARGYRTVWMGSNNINALQAPFKLDAEGGLLMLSNQRGEELFCENYAEAIGRTSWARTTDGGAQWAHTATPTPQQCNNGAAYANEQLEAPVIARQGGFFDSNFTLRATAPEGTTLRYTTDGTTPTMTNGATMGAQGIAVTKNMSVRFRLFQEGKLPSEVVTRTFVKRDHRHTLPAIMVSTDARYLYDDSIGVYVRGVNGRTGNGQSSPVNWNMDWDRPVNFHYVLPGTDEVAVNQDVDFSISGGWTRANNPKSFKLKADRIYGGQNAFSYPFFDSKPFLKNKTIQVRFGGNDSHCRIKDAALHEIIQRSGIDLDVMSYQPAVHYLNGEYKGLINVREPNNKDFAYANWGLSKDELEVYEQSPDSGAYMMLGTKDVLERLYELSKQADNDEVYEEIASLLDIDEYVNYMAAELFLSSWDWPDNNLKAYRKTDGGRYRITFFDLDAAFGTEGREYDEEGEVYMGGNPLRWIEGMQWHRYDYIYDTAERRYGEIKFCTFFLNMLRNEGFRQRFVTMMTLMGGSVFLPERAEAILDELGERVRPTMAWEGASPDGSLNEIRQALRGRSARMADYMKDYELLGLSERTTRQMVITTNTKGSTIYLNGETIPYGDFDGSIFLPATVSVDAPAGYRFKGWASSSNPSWYYSLSDRLVVTESTDIGTLVACFEPDSLVAPVVVNEVSASNSIFVNDYQKRNDWVELYNTTDREIDVEGMYLSDDLQYPDKYLITGGNSELTTIIKPHDYLVVWCDKLEPLSQLHAPFKLSAGGGIVTLMSKDKSWTDRLVYDAHSGMESVGRYPDGTANVYKMNIPTIARSNLHTSYMTDVSQDILNHIDDVKVDQNDLSVHYVARHLIVNSSSAERLNLTIYTLSGQEVMKTDVHLYAGRGDVDCSRLSVGCYLAKLCDEKGRFARCKFVVNNH, encoded by the coding sequence ATGATGATAATGAATCCTAAATGGATACTTGCACTGCTGGTGATGGTGGCACATGTCGCTCTGGCAGAGACGAAATGGATAGATGTTACTGCTCGATTTCTGAAGAACCCTGGGTTCGACACTTCTGATCGCTCTGACTGGAACCTGACGGGCGAGGCTACTTCGCTGGGGGCGGTGAGCTTCTCGTGTATGGAGATGTGGAACGGATATATGCGACTGGAACATACGCAGACGGACGTGCCCAACGGGCATTATCGCATCAGCGTGCAGGGACTTTATCGCACCCGTGCACACGACAAGGCCTACGAACGATACAAGAACGGCACGGAGACCATCAGCGGATTTCTGTTTGCACAGCAACAGCAGGTGGCGCTGCAGAGCGAATATAGCTTCCACTTCAACGAGTCGGTGGGACGGTGCTATACGCCCGATGAAAAGGTGTTTTTTCCTAACTCGATGGAGACCGCCCAAATGGCATTTGCCACTGGGGCTTACAACAACGAGTTGGAGTTTGACGTGACAGACGGCCATGTGAAATTTGGCCTATACAACACGCAGGATATGGCGCGCAACGACAACTGGATGATTTTCGATAATTTCAAGATTCTGCAGCAAGTTGAGGTGCGCGTGCCGCAAAAGGGGAGCCTGTGCTTGAACGAAGTAATGGCTTCTAATGTTGATGTGATAATGAGTCCTGCTTACAATTTTGATGGATGGATTGAACTCTATAACCCTTTGAACGAGGAAGTTACGCTAGGCGGATGCTATCTTAGTGATGATGTGTCGATGCCGATGAAATGGCGCATTCCTGATGGTTTTGGCAACATTCCTGCGCGCGGCTACCGCACCGTATGGATGGGCAGCAACAATATCAATGCATTGCAGGCACCGTTTAAGTTGGATGCCGAGGGCGGTTTGCTGATGCTCTCGAACCAGCGGGGCGAGGAGCTGTTCTGCGAGAACTATGCCGAGGCCATAGGGCGCACCTCGTGGGCTCGCACCACGGATGGCGGAGCGCAGTGGGCACATACGGCCACGCCCACGCCGCAGCAGTGCAACAATGGGGCGGCGTATGCCAACGAGCAGCTGGAGGCGCCCGTGATTGCGCGACAGGGTGGCTTCTTCGATTCTAATTTCACGCTGCGCGCCACAGCACCTGAGGGCACCACACTGCGCTATACCACCGACGGCACCACGCCAACGATGACCAATGGGGCTACGATGGGGGCGCAGGGCATCGCGGTGACAAAGAATATGTCTGTGCGCTTCCGACTGTTTCAGGAGGGTAAGTTGCCCAGCGAGGTGGTGACGCGCACCTTTGTGAAGCGCGACCATCGCCACACGTTGCCCGCCATCATGGTTTCGACCGATGCGCGCTATCTTTATGACGATTCCATCGGTGTGTACGTGCGTGGCGTCAACGGGCGGACGGGCAACGGACAGTCGTCGCCCGTGAACTGGAACATGGATTGGGATCGCCCTGTGAACTTCCACTATGTGCTGCCAGGCACCGACGAGGTGGCTGTGAACCAGGATGTTGACTTCTCGATATCGGGCGGATGGACACGCGCCAACAACCCTAAATCGTTTAAGTTGAAGGCCGACCGCATCTATGGCGGACAGAACGCTTTCAGCTATCCGTTTTTCGACAGCAAGCCTTTTCTGAAGAACAAGACCATACAGGTGCGCTTTGGTGGCAACGATTCGCACTGTCGTATCAAGGATGCTGCGTTGCACGAGATCATTCAGCGGTCGGGCATCGACCTCGACGTGATGTCGTACCAGCCTGCGGTACACTATCTGAACGGTGAGTACAAGGGACTGATAAACGTGCGCGAACCTAACAACAAAGATTTTGCTTATGCCAACTGGGGACTGAGCAAGGACGAACTGGAGGTCTATGAACAGAGTCCTGACAGCGGCGCCTACATGATGCTCGGCACGAAGGATGTGCTGGAACGACTGTACGAGTTGTCGAAACAGGCCGACAACGACGAGGTGTACGAGGAGATTGCATCGCTGCTGGACATCGACGAGTATGTGAACTATATGGCGGCAGAGCTGTTTCTGTCGTCGTGGGACTGGCCCGACAACAACCTGAAGGCTTATCGCAAGACGGATGGCGGACGCTATCGCATCACTTTCTTCGACCTGGATGCTGCCTTCGGAACGGAGGGGCGCGAGTATGACGAGGAGGGCGAGGTGTATATGGGCGGCAACCCGCTGAGATGGATTGAAGGTATGCAGTGGCATCGCTACGACTATATCTACGACACGGCTGAACGCCGTTATGGCGAGATCAAGTTCTGCACGTTCTTCCTGAACATGCTGAGAAACGAGGGTTTCCGCCAGCGCTTTGTCACGATGATGACGCTGATGGGCGGAAGTGTGTTTCTGCCTGAAAGGGCAGAGGCGATACTCGACGAACTGGGCGAGCGCGTGCGGCCTACGATGGCTTGGGAGGGGGCTTCGCCCGATGGATCGCTTAATGAAATACGGCAGGCGCTCAGAGGGAGATCGGCCCGCATGGCTGACTATATGAAGGACTATGAACTGCTCGGGTTGTCGGAGCGTACTACACGGCAAATGGTCATCACGACTAATACAAAGGGATCTACTATATATTTGAACGGTGAAACGATTCCGTATGGCGATTTTGATGGTTCAATCTTTTTGCCAGCCACAGTCAGTGTTGATGCTCCTGCTGGATATCGTTTCAAGGGATGGGCGTCGAGTTCCAATCCCTCGTGGTATTATTCCTTAAGCGACCGTCTCGTGGTCACAGAGTCCACAGATATTGGTACGCTTGTAGCTTGTTTCGAACCAGACAGCCTTGTTGCGCCTGTTGTTGTCAATGAGGTTAGTGCGTCTAACAGTATCTTTGTCAATGACTATCAGAAACGTAATGATTGGGTGGAACTCTACAACACGACAGATCGCGAAATAGATGTTGAAGGTATGTATCTTAGTGATGATTTGCAGTATCCTGATAAATATCTCATAACCGGAGGTAATTCGGAATTGACAACAATCATTAAGCCTCATGACTACCTTGTCGTGTGGTGTGACAAGTTAGAGCCGTTGTCACAGCTTCATGCGCCGTTTAAGTTGTCGGCTGGTGGCGGCATAGTGACTCTGATGTCAAAGGATAAATCGTGGACTGACAGACTGGTCTATGACGCCCACAGTGGCATGGAATCTGTTGGAAGATATCCCGATGGAACCGCTAATGTTTATAAAATGAACATTCCAACCATAGCTCGGAGTAATCTTCATACAAGTTATATGACCGATGTCAGCCAAGATATCTTGAATCACATTGACGATGTGAAAGTAGATCAGAATGATCTTTCAGTGCACTATGTTGCCAGACACCTCATTGTGAATAGCAGTTCGGCAGAACGTTTGAACTTGACAATCTATACGCTGTCAGGACAAGAGGTGATGAAAACAGATGTTCACCTATATGCTGGGCGAGGTGACGTCGATTGTAGTCGTCTGTCTGTCGGTTGTTATTTGGCTAAGTTATGCGATGAAAAGGGCAGATTCGCCCGTTGTAAGTTTGTAGTGAATAATCATTAA
- a CDS encoding outer membrane beta-barrel protein gives MKKILMTIVAVFATVTMNAQWYVGGSVSVDSWSSQKLAGDKSETTFALLPEIGYNLNDEWAVGTVIGYVSDKFNGVNGVSENAFTFNPYARYTFFKAGKVNFFVDGGIDFTSASKADWTELAFGVKPGLAVNLTDNISFVSHLGFIGFDQYNPDGDDNNTTKVGVDLSGTNLTFGLYFNF, from the coding sequence ATGAAAAAGATTTTAATGACAATTGTTGCTGTTTTCGCAACTGTAACCATGAATGCACAATGGTACGTTGGTGGTAGTGTTTCTGTTGACTCTTGGAGTAGTCAGAAGCTCGCTGGTGATAAGAGTGAGACAACCTTCGCCTTATTGCCTGAAATCGGCTATAACCTTAACGACGAGTGGGCAGTAGGTACTGTTATCGGTTATGTAAGCGACAAATTTAATGGTGTTAATGGCGTGAGCGAAAATGCCTTCACATTCAATCCCTATGCACGTTACACCTTCTTCAAGGCTGGAAAGGTTAATTTCTTTGTAGATGGCGGTATCGATTTTACCTCTGCTTCAAAGGCTGACTGGACAGAACTTGCTTTTGGCGTTAAGCCTGGTTTGGCTGTTAACCTGACAGACAATATTAGTTTTGTTTCTCACTTAGGTTTCATTGGTTTCGATCAGTACAATCCTGATGGCGACGACAACAACACCACAAAAGTCGGTGTGGATCTGAGCGGCACCAATCTGACTTTCGGTCTGTATTTCAATTTCTAA
- the kdsA gene encoding 3-deoxy-8-phosphooctulonate synthase: MSKQTKFIAGPCVIESAELLEEVAAKLVDINQRLGIDIIFKASFDKANRTSIHSFRGPGIDKGLQMLSDVKAKYHLKILTDIHESWQAAPTGEVCDVIQIPAFLCRQTDLLVAAAQTGRIVNIKKAQFLAGRDMRYPVEKAREAGAKEVWLTERGNMMGYGNLVVDFRNIADMKEIVPTVVMDCTHSVQRPDAAGGKTGGDRRFVPSMALAAKAFGATGYFFEVHPTPDQGLSDAANMLELNKLEGLIKALIEPTGYTI; this comes from the coding sequence ATGAGCAAACAAACAAAATTCATAGCAGGTCCCTGCGTCATTGAATCTGCCGAATTGCTGGAAGAAGTAGCAGCAAAACTTGTGGACATCAATCAGCGTTTGGGCATTGACATCATATTCAAAGCCTCATTTGACAAGGCCAATCGCACCTCAATTCACTCTTTTCGCGGCCCCGGCATTGACAAAGGGCTGCAAATGTTGAGCGATGTGAAAGCGAAATACCATCTGAAGATACTGACAGACATACACGAATCATGGCAAGCTGCACCCACTGGCGAGGTGTGCGACGTCATTCAGATACCCGCTTTCTTGTGTCGGCAGACGGACCTTTTGGTAGCTGCTGCACAGACTGGGCGCATTGTAAACATCAAGAAAGCACAGTTTCTGGCTGGTCGTGACATGCGCTATCCTGTAGAGAAAGCACGTGAAGCCGGAGCCAAGGAAGTTTGGCTGACGGAGCGTGGCAACATGATGGGATACGGCAACTTAGTGGTTGATTTCCGCAACATTGCCGACATGAAAGAAATTGTACCTACCGTTGTGATGGATTGCACGCATAGTGTGCAGCGTCCTGATGCTGCAGGTGGAAAGACTGGAGGCGACCGTCGTTTTGTGCCCTCGATGGCGCTTGCGGCAAAAGCATTCGGGGCAACAGGCTATTTCTTTGAGGTGCACCCCACCCCAGATCAAGGATTAAGTGACGCAGCCAACATGCTGGAGTTGAATAAGCTTGAAGGTTTGATTAAGGCGCTCATCGAGCCAACCGGATATACGATTTGA
- a CDS encoding SIS domain-containing protein, producing the protein MMTTIEYGIQAIKDEAEALLELIPKIDNNFEKAVNLMYDCKGKVIVTGVGKSGHIGAKIAATLSSTGTPAFFINPLDVYHGDLGVMTHEDVVVAISNSGQTDELLRFIPMVLHMQIPIIGMSGNPQSLLAKYSTCHLNVGVKKEACPLNLAPTSSTTATLAMGDALAIALMQKRNFRPQDFAHFHPGGELGKRLLTTAQDVMRTNDMPVISPDMHLGEAIILVSKGKLGLGIAVVDEKIVGLITDGDIRRAMERWQAGFIDHTVNDIMTREPKVVSPETKISEIQNIMQRYKIHSVLVVNEERHLLGVVDHYSCML; encoded by the coding sequence ATGATGACAACAATAGAATATGGAATACAGGCCATCAAAGACGAGGCCGAAGCACTATTGGAACTGATTCCGAAGATTGACAATAACTTCGAAAAGGCAGTTAACTTGATGTATGATTGCAAAGGAAAGGTCATTGTGACCGGTGTTGGCAAAAGCGGTCACATTGGTGCTAAGATTGCCGCAACACTATCATCTACCGGAACCCCTGCCTTCTTCATCAACCCACTTGACGTTTACCACGGCGACCTTGGCGTGATGACACACGAAGATGTGGTGGTGGCCATTTCAAACTCAGGACAAACAGACGAGCTGCTGCGCTTTATCCCGATGGTGCTGCATATGCAGATACCCATCATAGGCATGAGCGGCAATCCACAGTCGCTGTTGGCCAAATACTCTACATGCCACCTCAATGTGGGCGTAAAAAAAGAAGCATGCCCGCTGAATCTGGCACCCACCAGCTCAACAACCGCCACACTGGCAATGGGCGATGCACTTGCCATTGCCCTGATGCAGAAACGCAACTTCCGTCCTCAAGACTTTGCACACTTCCACCCCGGTGGCGAATTGGGTAAACGTCTGCTCACGACGGCACAAGACGTGATGCGAACCAACGATATGCCCGTCATCAGCCCCGACATGCATTTGGGCGAAGCCATCATACTGGTGAGCAAAGGCAAACTGGGACTTGGTATAGCCGTCGTCGATGAAAAAATCGTGGGATTGATAACCGATGGAGACATACGCCGCGCCATGGAGCGCTGGCAGGCTGGTTTTATCGACCACACGGTGAATGACATCATGACGCGCGAGCCAAAGGTCGTATCACCAGAAACGAAGATTTCTGAAATACAGAATATCATGCAACGCTACAAGATACATTCTGTGCTGGTCGTAAACGAAGAACGGCATCTGCTGGGCGTCGTAGATCACTACTCCTGCATGTTATAA
- a CDS encoding two-component regulator propeller domain-containing protein, with protein sequence MKKRTKIYITLLLVVAILQTATSAEYLYKKLEARDGLTSSQINCILKDDRGYMWFGTPAGLYRYDGYTFRHFQSDSQDGSSLPDSYVESIQASLAGDLWVKTSSGYCIYHPQTENFERDMRQIFSKLGMKSTPSIIYIDRHKNLWGYQQSKGVFCYDMQQQLLYEFGYTNDATGIPQGEICSIGECNDGVILVYSDGRLVCCDATIKQRVVWKNQDIAIQHLRHSKTLRVYTDKKDIIWLYGQGTLFSYDRKLNLWDTHIGDQLGLTGGNADYAVSSVYSDKNKNVWVGTNRHGLIHIDAVSHTIEPVQLKSMSPMRRINENMGIKSVYVDNTGLLWVGTAKAGVAYIGDKIYKFQSEFIGDITAMAQDANGKVWYGTSDNGLIDYDGPLASMKVSAMTYTNDGSLWVGSKQNGLTRIVNGTAHIYSTANDSIRKTLIDDHINDLCTDKSANLWIATDGGLQMYNPRMNQFSNYTKENGKLKTNYITSLFYASRNRLLVGTAEGVFIMNISTGEITHLVGNQSSITKFTNNYITDIFEDSRKLLWIGTREGVNVLDTETDNLTQITDKIGLCNNNICGITEDKHRNIWITTSNGVCRIVIQRDHEEGTFNYGLYNYDYNDGLQSDEFNPGAILTRKDGEVVMGGLYGINMVRPKMKGDTESLPQVILTQLFIDEEEILTGHEYDGIVPLPSALNEISRLTLKNSQNTFTIKFAGGNYNQSERLQFMYWMEGLDHDWKNGDALKHGVTFTDLPSKTYTLHVKAMNADGQVSDQERVLKITIQRPWYLQWWMLIIYALLLAAFIFIWRKGWAQLKALWVKKHAILRELAVQRDEIKAASDDLRQPMSRMTSIIMNLAELDSTPEEREQLNALHSQMLTVITRVSDMQSALEHPEEKAQQVVNKNFELGTISDQLSLPEMVEEELTSEIRPSQNDLPTSKFRIVFVDDNPEFIKFINNRLRYIYDFHPYDNVKKALADIEVVQPDLIVCKQDMPEMNGSELCNQIKMHHLMNKIKFILMTDMKLSYNEMMNQNITMAADDYLAKPFNLHEAVARINKLLGVGPIEFDSNLIEGAETRMLEGRNSSMTTATESADFETANKHVDIDDELKAVSLVVRNHNIDESDDAFITGSEQEDDSMTYNIDRQLIRSIEQYVQQNMSRGTINLEEMAAAMGMGMKPFFQKVRDITGKTPAEVVRDLRLRNACVLLQRTNINMSELASNIGIPTAEHFINMFKERFGISPSEYRMKYRQ encoded by the coding sequence ATGAAAAAAAGAACAAAAATCTATATAACACTGCTGCTGGTGGTTGCTATATTACAAACTGCAACATCAGCAGAGTATCTTTATAAGAAACTGGAAGCAAGAGATGGTTTAACATCGAGCCAGATTAACTGCATCCTTAAAGACGACAGAGGATACATGTGGTTTGGCACACCAGCAGGTCTTTACAGATATGACGGCTACACATTCCGCCACTTCCAAAGTGACTCGCAAGACGGTTCGTCATTGCCAGACAGTTATGTAGAGAGCATACAGGCCTCGCTGGCAGGCGACCTATGGGTGAAAACCTCTTCTGGCTATTGCATCTATCATCCACAAACAGAAAATTTTGAGCGCGACATGCGACAGATTTTCAGTAAGCTTGGTATGAAGAGTACACCCAGCATCATCTATATTGACCGACACAAAAACCTATGGGGTTACCAACAAAGCAAGGGTGTCTTCTGCTATGACATGCAACAACAGCTACTCTATGAATTTGGATATACCAACGATGCCACAGGTATTCCGCAAGGCGAGATTTGCTCTATTGGCGAATGCAATGATGGTGTCATTCTCGTTTATTCAGACGGCAGACTCGTATGCTGCGATGCAACAATAAAACAGAGAGTTGTTTGGAAGAATCAAGATATTGCTATTCAGCATCTTCGCCATTCAAAAACCTTACGTGTATATACTGATAAGAAAGACATTATCTGGCTTTACGGTCAGGGCACACTGTTCTCTTACGACCGCAAGCTGAACCTTTGGGATACTCATATTGGCGACCAACTGGGGCTAACAGGTGGCAATGCCGACTATGCCGTCAGTTCCGTTTATAGCGACAAAAACAAAAACGTATGGGTGGGCACTAATCGTCATGGGCTCATACATATCGACGCCGTAAGTCACACCATCGAGCCCGTCCAACTAAAAAGCATGTCGCCCATGAGGCGAATCAACGAAAACATGGGTATAAAAAGTGTTTATGTGGACAACACTGGATTGCTTTGGGTTGGCACAGCGAAGGCTGGTGTGGCTTATATAGGCGATAAAATTTATAAGTTTCAGTCGGAGTTTATTGGCGATATCACTGCAATGGCGCAAGATGCCAACGGAAAGGTATGGTATGGTACAAGCGACAATGGTCTGATCGATTATGATGGTCCCCTTGCCAGCATGAAGGTGAGCGCAATGACCTATACCAACGACGGAAGCTTATGGGTGGGCTCTAAGCAGAACGGGCTGACACGCATCGTCAATGGCACTGCGCATATTTACTCAACAGCCAACGACAGCATTCGCAAAACGCTGATTGATGACCACATCAACGACCTCTGCACTGATAAGAGTGCAAACCTGTGGATAGCTACAGATGGCGGATTGCAAATGTATAACCCACGGATGAACCAGTTCTCAAACTATACGAAAGAGAATGGAAAACTTAAAACGAACTATATCACATCACTCTTCTACGCATCACGAAATCGTCTATTGGTGGGCACAGCAGAAGGCGTATTCATCATGAACATCTCGACTGGCGAGATAACACACTTGGTTGGCAACCAGAGCAGTATCACTAAATTCACAAACAATTATATCACGGATATCTTTGAAGACTCCAGAAAACTGTTGTGGATAGGTACGAGAGAAGGTGTAAACGTGCTCGATACAGAAACAGACAACTTGACACAGATAACCGATAAGATTGGTTTGTGCAATAATAACATATGCGGTATCACTGAAGACAAGCACCGTAACATCTGGATAACGACAAGCAATGGCGTATGCCGCATTGTCATACAGCGCGACCACGAAGAAGGAACCTTCAACTATGGCCTCTACAACTACGACTATAACGATGGTCTTCAAAGCGATGAATTTAATCCTGGCGCCATACTTACTCGCAAAGACGGAGAGGTTGTCATGGGCGGACTTTACGGCATCAACATGGTGCGCCCCAAAATGAAAGGCGACACGGAATCGCTACCGCAAGTCATATTGACCCAATTATTTATAGATGAAGAGGAAATTCTGACCGGACATGAATACGACGGCATCGTACCACTTCCTAGTGCATTGAACGAGATAAGCCGTCTGACGCTGAAAAATAGTCAGAATACATTCACCATTAAGTTTGCCGGTGGCAACTACAACCAGAGCGAGCGACTGCAATTTATGTATTGGATGGAAGGCTTGGACCACGACTGGAAGAATGGTGACGCACTTAAACATGGTGTGACCTTCACTGATCTACCCAGCAAGACTTACACACTTCACGTGAAAGCCATGAATGCCGACGGACAAGTAAGCGACCAGGAACGAGTACTCAAAATCACAATACAGCGCCCATGGTACTTACAATGGTGGATGCTCATCATTTATGCACTCCTGTTGGCCGCCTTCATCTTTATCTGGCGTAAGGGCTGGGCACAATTGAAAGCATTGTGGGTCAAAAAGCATGCCATACTCAGAGAGTTAGCCGTACAACGTGATGAGATTAAAGCTGCCAGTGACGACCTGAGGCAACCCATGTCGCGCATGACATCTATCATCATGAATCTGGCTGAATTAGACAGCACGCCCGAAGAACGCGAGCAACTCAATGCACTACATTCGCAGATGCTGACCGTCATCACTCGTGTCAGCGATATGCAGTCAGCGCTTGAACATCCAGAGGAGAAGGCTCAACAAGTCGTAAACAAAAACTTTGAACTGGGCACGATTTCAGACCAACTGTCTTTGCCTGAAATGGTAGAAGAAGAACTGACCTCAGAGATTCGTCCTTCGCAGAACGATCTGCCAACATCTAAGTTCCGCATCGTCTTCGTTGACGATAATCCGGAATTTATCAAGTTTATCAATAACCGACTGCGCTACATCTACGACTTCCACCCTTACGACAACGTGAAGAAGGCACTTGCTGACATAGAAGTGGTGCAACCAGACCTGATTGTATGTAAGCAAGACATGCCTGAGATGAATGGCAGTGAATTGTGCAATCAGATTAAGATGCATCACTTGATGAATAAAATTAAGTTCATCCTGATGACCGACATGAAGTTGTCGTACAACGAGATGATGAACCAAAACATCACAATGGCAGCCGATGACTACCTTGCAAAGCCCTTCAATCTTCATGAAGCCGTCGCACGAATCAACAAGCTGCTGGGTGTTGGTCCAATCGAATTTGACTCAAACCTCATCGAAGGCGCAGAGACACGCATGCTGGAAGGGCGCAACTCGAGTATGACCACAGCGACAGAAAGTGCTGACTTTGAGACCGCTAACAAGCATGTCGATATTGATGATGAACTGAAAGCTGTGTCACTCGTTGTTCGCAACCACAACATAGACGAAAGTGATGATGCCTTTATCACTGGCAGCGAACAGGAAGACGACAGTATGACCTATAACATTGACCGCCAACTGATCAGGAGCATAGAACAATATGTGCAACAAAACATGAGTCGAGGCACAATCAATCTTGAGGAAATGGCTGCTGCAATGGGAATGGGTATGAAACCATTTTTCCAGAAAGTAAGAGACATCACTGGTAAAACACCTGCCGAAGTCGTTCGCGACTTACGTCTGAGAAATGCCTGCGTGCTGTTGCAACGTACGAATATTAACATGAGTGAACTGGCATCAAACATTGGTATCCCTACTGCCGAACACTTTATTAACATGTTTAAAGAACGATTCGGTATCTCTCCATCGGAGTACCGCATGAAATATAGACAATGA
- the cls gene encoding cardiolipin synthase, translating to MTNKHTSIRTRALLTVALAFCLLRIQAQEPDTSSDTLIYNQLKSYGIRFSDNNNIKVIMSGQEKFDSMFDDIRQARHSIHLEYFNFRNDSIAMQLFELLKEKRREGVEVRALFDAFGNDSNNQPLLKKHIKALRNDSIDIWEFDPIRFPWVNHIWPRDHRKIVVIDGKIAYTGGMNVADYYIKGTEQVGAWRDMHCRIEGGTVNDLQHIFAKIWKKTTKEDISQKTEYFQGEAVGNKCIGIVNREPRTTNDAMRYFYVNAINDAKDSIRIINPYFTLRPCITKALKRAIKRGVKVELMISAKSDIPLTPDCAFYNMHRMMKKGAHVWLYQPGFHHSKIMMVDGKFCTIGSTNLDARSLRFDYEENAVIIDKETTLELDHMFDRDKHESIYMTKEVWNEFRTPWQKFRGWFAHLLSPFL from the coding sequence ATGACAAACAAACACACAAGCATAAGGACGAGAGCCCTACTGACAGTGGCACTCGCCTTTTGCCTTTTACGAATACAAGCACAAGAACCTGACACTTCATCCGATACACTCATCTACAATCAGCTAAAATCGTATGGCATCAGGTTTTCAGATAACAACAACATCAAGGTTATCATGTCAGGCCAAGAGAAGTTTGACAGCATGTTTGATGACATCCGCCAAGCACGCCACAGCATTCATCTGGAGTATTTCAATTTCAGAAATGACTCTATAGCCATGCAGCTATTCGAACTTCTCAAAGAGAAGCGCCGCGAAGGCGTTGAAGTTCGTGCCCTATTCGATGCTTTCGGCAATGACTCCAACAACCAACCGTTGCTGAAGAAACACATCAAAGCGCTACGCAACGACTCGATAGACATCTGGGAGTTTGACCCTATTAGATTTCCATGGGTGAACCATATCTGGCCGCGTGATCACCGAAAGATTGTGGTCATCGATGGTAAGATAGCCTATACTGGAGGTATGAATGTTGCCGACTATTATATAAAAGGTACGGAACAAGTAGGTGCATGGCGCGATATGCACTGCAGAATAGAAGGAGGCACCGTAAATGACCTGCAGCATATTTTTGCAAAGATATGGAAGAAAACCACCAAAGAAGATATTAGCCAAAAGACAGAATACTTTCAAGGTGAAGCTGTCGGAAATAAATGCATCGGTATCGTCAACCGTGAGCCTCGCACAACAAACGATGCGATGCGCTATTTCTACGTGAACGCCATCAACGATGCCAAAGACTCCATACGCATCATCAATCCCTACTTCACCTTGCGCCCCTGCATCACAAAAGCCCTAAAAAGAGCTATCAAGCGTGGTGTAAAGGTGGAACTGATGATTTCAGCCAAAAGCGACATTCCATTAACCCCCGATTGCGCTTTCTATAACATGCATCGCATGATGAAGAAAGGTGCCCATGTATGGCTCTACCAACCTGGTTTCCACCACTCCAAGATCATGATGGTAGATGGTAAGTTCTGCACGATAGGAAGCACAAACCTTGATGCCCGTAGTCTTCGTTTCGACTATGAAGAGAATGCCGTCATCATCGACAAAGAAACGACGCTGGAACTGGACCACATGTTTGATCGGGACAAACATGAAAGCATCTATATGACAAAGGAGGTGTGGAACGAATTCCGCACCCCCTGGCAAAAATTCCGTGGATGGTTTGCCCACCTGCTCAGCCCATTTCTTTAG